From the Limosilactobacillus panis genome, one window contains:
- a CDS encoding DUF896 domain-containing protein: protein MTESKEQEKLLKRINELAHKNKKEGLTEAETRERERLRREYIKNFRETMRSNIEMMRIYNDEGKEVTPEKVKEIQRKKGLRDD, encoded by the coding sequence ATGACAGAATCAAAGGAACAGGAAAAGCTATTAAAGCGGATCAATGAGCTTGCCCACAAAAATAAGAAGGAAGGCCTTACTGAGGCCGAAACACGAGAACGCGAACGCCTGCGCCGTGAATACATCAAGAACTTCCGCGAGACCATGCGGAGCAACATTGAGATGATGCGGATCTACAATGATGAGGGCAAGGAAGTTACGCCTGAAAAGGTGAAGGAGATTCAGCGAAAGAAAGGTCTCCGCGACGATTAA
- the lexA gene encoding transcriptional repressor LexA: protein MAKPAKNKQMAVLSFIHKQVTDHGYPPTVREICSAVGLSSTSTVHGHINRLIEGGFLEKDPAKPRALEITPKGLDLLGVKPRQTKIPLLGVVTAGQPILAVEDATDFFPIPPSIQDNNDLFMLTIRGTSMIKAGILNGDQVIVRKQSTAKNGDIVIAMNDDNEATCKRFFKEKNRFRLQPENDTMDPIFLKNVKILGKVVGLFRDNIF, encoded by the coding sequence ATGGCAAAACCGGCAAAAAATAAACAAATGGCTGTTCTGAGCTTTATTCACAAGCAGGTCACTGACCACGGTTACCCACCAACCGTTCGTGAGATTTGTAGTGCGGTCGGTCTTTCATCAACTTCAACCGTCCACGGTCACATTAACCGTCTAATTGAAGGAGGCTTTTTGGAAAAGGACCCTGCTAAACCACGGGCACTGGAAATCACGCCGAAAGGGCTGGACCTCCTGGGGGTAAAGCCACGACAGACGAAGATTCCCCTGTTAGGGGTGGTTACGGCGGGCCAACCAATTCTTGCCGTAGAAGACGCCACGGATTTCTTCCCAATTCCACCTTCCATCCAGGATAATAATGACTTGTTCATGTTGACCATTCGGGGAACTAGTATGATCAAGGCCGGCATCTTAAACGGTGACCAAGTAATCGTCCGTAAACAGTCTACCGCCAAGAACGGTGATATTGTCATCGCAATGAACGATGATAACGAGGCAACCTGCAAGCGATTCTTTAAGGAAAAGAACCGCTTTCGCCTCCAACCCGAAAATGACACCATGGACCCGATTTTTCTTAAGAACGTTAAGATTCTGGGAAAGGTTGTCGGTCTCTTCCGCGATAATATTTTCTAA
- the pyrH gene encoding UMP kinase has translation MADIKYNRVILKLSGEALAGEKGFGINPPVLKNVAKELKAVHDKGVQIAIVVGGGNMWRGVTGAQLGMERAQADYIGMLATIMNALSLQDALESIDVPTRVQTSIEMRQIAEPYIRRKAIRHLEKDRIVIFAGGTGSPYFSTDTTAALRAAEINADAILMGKNGVDGVYSADPNKDSSAVKFDHLTHMDLIEKNLHVMDTTASSLSMDNHIPIVVFNLNTAGNIMKVVTGQQVGTTIEGD, from the coding sequence ATGGCTGATATTAAGTATAATCGAGTTATCTTGAAGCTCAGTGGAGAAGCACTTGCCGGCGAAAAGGGGTTCGGTATTAACCCGCCGGTGCTCAAGAATGTTGCTAAAGAATTAAAGGCAGTTCACGATAAGGGAGTCCAGATTGCTATCGTTGTCGGCGGTGGAAATATGTGGCGGGGCGTTACCGGTGCCCAGCTCGGTATGGAACGTGCCCAAGCAGACTACATTGGGATGCTGGCAACAATCATGAACGCCCTGTCTTTACAGGACGCCCTTGAGTCAATTGATGTGCCAACCCGGGTGCAAACGTCAATTGAAATGCGGCAAATCGCTGAACCTTACATCCGGCGGAAGGCCATTCGGCACCTGGAAAAGGACCGGATTGTAATTTTCGCCGGTGGAACCGGGAGCCCTTATTTCTCAACCGACACGACTGCAGCATTGCGGGCGGCAGAAATCAATGCTGACGCAATTTTGATGGGGAAGAATGGGGTCGATGGTGTTTACTCCGCAGATCCGAATAAGGATAGTAGCGCGGTTAAATTTGACCACTTGACCCACATGGACCTGATTGAAAAGAACCTGCACGTGATGGACACCACCGCTAGTTCGCTGTCGATGGACAATCACATTCCAATCGTCGTCTTTAATTTGAACACGGCCGGAAATATTATGAAGGTTGTTACTGGCCAGCAAGTTGGAACAACTATTGAGGGAGACTAA
- the tsf gene encoding translation elongation factor Ts — MAEIKAAQVMELRKKSGAGIMDAKKALVASDGDMDKAMDYLREKGIAKAAKKSSRVAAEGLADIAVNGNTAAIVELNSETDFVAASDPFKDLLKKITKLISENKPANVDEALAIKTDNGTLKDDIISTTQKTGEKVSLRRFEVVEKDDGDSFGAYLHQGGQIAALVVLKGADEATAKNVAMHVAAINPEFMTRDDVSKERLDHERAVFKEETLNEGKPAKIVDKIVEGRLNKFLSQICLADQEFVKDSDKTVAEYVKANNGELKSFIRYEVGEGIEKKQDDFAKEVKDQMN; from the coding sequence ATGGCTGAAATTAAAGCTGCTCAAGTTATGGAATTACGAAAGAAGTCCGGTGCCGGAATCATGGATGCCAAGAAGGCATTGGTTGCAAGTGATGGTGACATGGATAAGGCAATGGATTACCTTCGTGAAAAGGGAATCGCCAAGGCTGCTAAGAAGAGCAGCCGGGTTGCTGCTGAAGGTTTAGCAGATATCGCAGTTAACGGCAACACGGCCGCAATCGTTGAACTGAACTCCGAAACGGACTTCGTTGCTGCCAGTGACCCATTCAAGGACCTGCTGAAGAAGATTACTAAGTTAATTAGTGAAAACAAGCCTGCCAATGTTGACGAAGCTTTGGCAATTAAGACCGATAATGGTACCCTGAAGGATGATATCATTAGTACCACCCAAAAGACTGGTGAAAAGGTTAGTCTGCGGCGTTTTGAAGTCGTTGAAAAGGACGATGGGGATTCCTTCGGTGCTTACCTCCACCAAGGTGGTCAAATTGCAGCCTTAGTTGTTCTGAAGGGTGCTGATGAAGCTACTGCTAAGAATGTTGCAATGCACGTTGCTGCCATCAATCCTGAATTCATGACTCGTGACGATGTTTCCAAGGAACGTCTTGACCACGAACGCGCTGTCTTCAAGGAAGAAACGTTGAACGAAGGAAAACCTGCTAAGATCGTTGACAAGATCGTTGAAGGTCGTTTGAACAAGTTCCTGTCCCAAATCTGCTTGGCTGACCAGGAATTCGTTAAGGATTCTGACAAGACCGTTGCCGAATACGTTAAGGCTAACAACGGTGAACTGAAGTCCTTCATCCGTTACGAAGTCGGTGAGGGAATCGAAAAGAAGCAAGACGACTTTGCTAAAGAAGTTAAGGACCAAATGAACTAA
- a CDS encoding tRNA1(Val) (adenine(37)-N6)-methyltransferase, producing the protein MNEPTKLLRGDERIDQLYSQDVKIIQSPTCFAFSLDAVLLADFVRPNHRHLLKTVDLCAGNGAVGLFLHNKLGGTFTEVEIQERLADMAARSIQLNQLDDRYRVLNMDIADVFNQVPKDSVDVVLCNPPYFPVTEKSQRNPNRYLAIARHEIKTNFMMVAKQMSGLLKMNGHGYLVHRPDRLTEIMTTLQEHRLVPKRLRFIYPKPGREANMMLIEVIKDGKPGGMKVVPPIIVNGDDGEYLPAVRKLLYGKE; encoded by the coding sequence ATGAATGAACCAACGAAATTATTACGTGGCGACGAGCGAATTGACCAACTATATAGTCAGGATGTCAAAATTATTCAGAGTCCGACTTGCTTTGCCTTTTCCCTCGATGCAGTTTTACTGGCCGACTTTGTCCGACCCAATCACCGCCACCTCCTGAAGACAGTCGACTTGTGCGCCGGTAATGGGGCAGTGGGCCTCTTTCTTCATAACAAGTTGGGCGGGACCTTTACTGAAGTGGAAATCCAGGAGCGTCTAGCGGATATGGCCGCCCGCAGTATTCAACTCAACCAACTTGATGATCGTTACCGCGTTTTGAATATGGACATTGCTGATGTCTTTAACCAGGTGCCGAAGGATTCCGTCGATGTGGTCCTCTGCAACCCACCTTATTTTCCCGTTACAGAAAAGAGTCAACGTAACCCCAACCGCTACCTTGCAATTGCCCGCCACGAGATTAAGACGAACTTCATGATGGTCGCAAAACAAATGAGTGGCCTGTTGAAAATGAACGGGCACGGATACCTGGTTCACCGTCCAGACCGATTAACAGAAATCATGACGACCCTTCAGGAACATCGCCTGGTTCCCAAACGGTTGCGTTTTATTTATCCAAAGCCCGGACGAGAAGCGAATATGATGCTGATTGAAGTGATCAAAGATGGAAAGCCGGGGGGGATGAAGGTCGTCCCGCCAATTATTGTCAACGGGGACGATGGGGAATACCTTCCGGCAGTGAGGAAGCTTTTATATGGCAAAGAATAA
- a CDS encoding isoprenyl transferase — MFSKRKTAGDEPELDPQRVPQHIAIIMDGNGRWAQKRHLPRVAGHKQGMQTVKTVAIAASKLGVKVLSLYAFSTENWKRPSSEVNYLMQLPIRFFSTFVPDLIKNNVQVMVMGDTSKLPVQTQQAVRNAIRDTAKCDGMVLNFALNYGSRDEITRAMCQIAGEVKEGQLSPDDINEETISRHLMSGSLGSLADPDLLIRTSGEERISNFMLWQIAYSELEFVPKHWPDFNAESLKQAIVEFQGRHRRFGGLENQ; from the coding sequence TTGTTTTCTAAAAGAAAAACCGCTGGTGATGAGCCAGAATTAGACCCGCAGCGTGTTCCACAACATATTGCGATCATCATGGACGGCAATGGACGGTGGGCCCAAAAACGGCACCTGCCCCGGGTTGCCGGTCATAAGCAGGGAATGCAGACCGTCAAGACTGTTGCTATTGCGGCTAGTAAATTAGGAGTCAAGGTCTTATCCCTATATGCTTTTTCTACCGAGAATTGGAAGCGGCCGAGCAGTGAAGTCAATTACCTGATGCAACTGCCGATTCGCTTTTTCTCAACCTTTGTTCCGGACCTGATTAAAAACAACGTCCAGGTAATGGTGATGGGCGATACAAGTAAGCTGCCTGTTCAGACCCAGCAAGCGGTCCGCAATGCCATTAGGGACACCGCCAAATGTGATGGGATGGTGCTTAACTTTGCCTTAAACTATGGGAGTCGTGATGAAATTACGCGGGCCATGTGCCAGATTGCCGGTGAGGTAAAAGAAGGCCAACTTTCACCAGATGATATTAACGAAGAAACAATTAGCCGCCATCTTATGTCTGGCAGCCTGGGATCACTTGCCGACCCCGATCTCTTGATTCGAACCAGTGGCGAAGAACGAATTAGTAACTTTATGCTATGGCAAATCGCTTATAGTGAACTTGAATTTGTGCCAAAACACTGGCCAGACTTTAATGCTGAATCATTAAAGCAGGCTATTGTAGAGTTTCAAGGACGTCACCGTCGCTTTGGCGGATTAGAGAACCAATAG
- a CDS encoding GIY-YIG nuclease family protein: MAKNKPYYIYVLYCADDSLYCGFTDNVQRRFDQHQAYKGAKYTRVKSRHPLRLIYHQKFNSKNAALSAEYHFKHQPRWKKDRFLKAHGIDVAHYFALNHQSAKRKG, translated from the coding sequence ATGGCAAAGAATAAACCTTACTATATCTACGTCTTATACTGTGCCGACGACAGCCTTTACTGTGGCTTCACCGACAATGTCCAACGGCGCTTTGACCAGCACCAGGCTTATAAGGGGGCTAAGTACACCCGTGTAAAGAGCCGTCACCCCCTCCGACTGATTTACCATCAAAAATTCAACAGTAAGAACGCTGCCCTCAGTGCGGAATACCATTTTAAGCACCAGCCCCGGTGGAAAAAGGATCGGTTCTTGAAGGCGCATGGAATCGACGTGGCACACTATTTTGCCTTAAACCATCAAAGCGCCAAAAGAAAAGGTTAA
- a CDS encoding YneF family protein encodes MGMTILFVILALLIGLLIGFFGARKYMENYLRNNPPISEEMLRTMMLQMGQKPSSRKLHQMMQTMKAQARKANK; translated from the coding sequence TTGGGTATGACGATTTTATTTGTCATTCTGGCGCTGCTGATTGGTTTATTAATCGGCTTCTTCGGTGCTCGTAAGTACATGGAAAACTATCTTCGTAATAATCCCCCGATTTCTGAGGAAATGTTGCGGACAATGATGCTCCAGATGGGGCAGAAGCCATCCAGCCGGAAGTTACATCAAATGATGCAAACGATGAAGGCACAAGCACGAAAGGCTAATAAGTAA
- a CDS encoding hydroxymethylglutaryl-CoA synthase — protein MKIGIDRMAFATTNEYIDLRKLAKVRGVDPNKYTIGIGQDQQAVVPPTQDIVTLGAAAARKLMTKQVGDHLSTIIVATESGVDNSKASAINIKELLGLNDYVRAVELKEACYAGTAGIQFARGLVALHPQETVLVIATDIARYGLQTAGEVTQGAGAVAMLISANPHILAIEPTSVNLTKDVMDFWRPLYATEAMVDGKYSTNVYVDFFKQVFTRYQMMTGRQFNDFTGLIFHLPFTKMGKKALEGALGDRHDQVATRLRTALTASQLYCRQVGNVYTGSLYLALLSFLQNGQVNAGDRLGLFSYGSGAEGEFYTGIVQPHFLDHTNDVQAMLQKRHQVSITEYEDMFNHQLGMDEQDVEFDLSNDHAPFVLAGQKNHQRIYKRQ, from the coding sequence ATGAAGATTGGTATTGACCGGATGGCTTTCGCCACGACAAATGAATATATTGACCTCCGCAAATTAGCTAAGGTGCGGGGTGTTGATCCTAATAAGTACACAATTGGAATTGGCCAAGACCAGCAGGCCGTCGTTCCGCCCACTCAAGACATTGTCACGTTAGGAGCAGCCGCTGCCCGGAAGCTTATGACCAAGCAGGTTGGCGACCACCTCTCGACAATTATCGTGGCTACTGAATCGGGGGTCGACAACTCTAAGGCAAGTGCGATTAACATCAAAGAATTGCTAGGCCTCAACGACTATGTACGGGCGGTTGAACTTAAGGAGGCTTGTTACGCTGGGACGGCGGGAATTCAATTTGCCCGCGGCCTGGTAGCGCTACACCCCCAAGAGACAGTGCTAGTCATTGCTACCGATATCGCCCGTTATGGTTTGCAAACGGCGGGGGAGGTTACCCAGGGAGCAGGTGCCGTCGCCATGCTGATTAGCGCAAACCCCCACATTCTAGCAATTGAACCGACCAGCGTGAACCTGACAAAAGACGTGATGGACTTCTGGCGTCCCCTGTACGCCACTGAGGCAATGGTGGATGGTAAATACTCAACCAACGTTTACGTTGACTTCTTCAAACAGGTATTTACCCGTTATCAAATGATGACTGGTCGCCAGTTCAATGATTTTACGGGCCTAATTTTTCACCTACCATTCACCAAAATGGGGAAGAAAGCCTTAGAAGGGGCCCTCGGTGACCGGCATGATCAAGTGGCAACTCGGTTGCGCACGGCACTTACCGCCAGTCAATTGTACTGCCGCCAGGTCGGCAACGTGTATACTGGTTCACTCTATCTCGCCCTCCTTTCATTTCTGCAAAATGGGCAGGTCAATGCTGGCGACCGGCTAGGGTTGTTTAGTTATGGTTCTGGTGCCGAAGGTGAGTTTTACACGGGAATCGTTCAACCGCACTTCTTGGACCACACTAATGATGTCCAAGCAATGCTTCAAAAGCGGCACCAGGTCTCGATTACGGAGTATGAGGACATGTTTAACCACCAGCTGGGAATGGATGAGCAGGACGTAGAATTTGACCTCAGCAATGACCATGCCCCCTTTGTTCTCGCTGGGCAAAAAAACCACCAGCGAATCTATAAACGACAATAA
- the frr gene encoding ribosome recycling factor: MASSKEILNDAKTKMKKSGEALQRTLANIRAGQANASLLNSVKVEYYGAETPLNQVASITIPEARQLLITPYDESILEEIERAIYASNLGLTPQNDGSAIRLIIPQLTEDRRKELVKDVKAELEKSKVAVRNVRREAMDDLKKGNKNGDFNDDEFHDLEKKVQDETDAGINNLESIAADKEKELLQ, translated from the coding sequence ATGGCATCGAGTAAAGAAATCTTAAATGACGCAAAAACAAAGATGAAGAAGTCAGGGGAAGCATTACAAAGAACCCTAGCTAATATCCGGGCGGGGCAAGCCAATGCCAGCCTCTTGAACTCTGTTAAGGTCGAATACTATGGGGCAGAAACGCCACTGAACCAAGTTGCTTCGATCACGATTCCGGAAGCACGGCAGTTACTGATTACCCCGTACGACGAAAGCATTTTGGAGGAAATTGAGCGGGCAATCTATGCCTCTAACCTTGGCCTGACGCCACAAAACGACGGCAGTGCGATTCGTTTGATTATTCCGCAATTAACTGAAGACCGGCGCAAGGAACTGGTTAAGGACGTTAAAGCGGAGTTGGAAAAGTCTAAGGTAGCGGTTCGTAATGTTCGTCGTGAAGCCATGGATGACCTGAAGAAGGGCAACAAGAATGGTGACTTCAATGATGACGAATTCCACGACCTAGAAAAGAAGGTCCAGGACGAAACGGACGCTGGAATTAATAACCTGGAATCAATTGCCGCAGATAAGGAAAAGGAATTGCTCCAATAA
- a CDS encoding phosphatidate cytidylyltransferase: MKTRIITAVIALAIFIPLIIYGGWPLTIAAVVLGIIAMSEVLVMKRMFVISFEAIVSYLGVALLILPDNWLDFLPSVATRWFGFYLLVVLLLLHTVLRKQRFTFDDAGVITLAMLYIGMGFHYFVAARAINFQTLLYGMLIVWITDSGAYLIGRKLGRNKLAPKISPNKTLEGSIGGTISATIILAIYLYLFPVGDGFVTMIILTLILSIMGQLGDLIESSLKRYYGVKDSGKILPGHGGILDRFDSMLIVMPLLHMVGII, from the coding sequence GTGAAGACGAGAATTATCACGGCGGTGATTGCCCTAGCCATCTTTATCCCACTGATAATTTATGGTGGTTGGCCGTTAACGATTGCTGCAGTTGTGTTAGGAATCATTGCAATGTCAGAAGTACTTGTAATGAAGCGGATGTTTGTAATTTCTTTTGAGGCGATTGTTAGCTACCTGGGAGTAGCCCTATTAATCTTGCCAGATAACTGGCTGGATTTCTTACCTAGTGTGGCTACCCGCTGGTTTGGCTTCTATTTGTTGGTCGTTTTATTACTTCTCCACACCGTCTTGCGAAAGCAACGCTTTACCTTTGACGATGCGGGAGTAATTACATTGGCAATGTTGTACATTGGGATGGGATTCCACTACTTTGTAGCCGCCCGGGCGATTAATTTCCAGACCCTGTTGTACGGGATGCTGATTGTCTGGATTACTGATAGTGGCGCTTACCTGATTGGTAGAAAGCTCGGGAGAAATAAGCTAGCACCGAAGATTAGTCCCAACAAGACTTTGGAAGGGTCGATTGGTGGGACCATTTCGGCAACCATTATTTTGGCAATCTACCTTTACCTGTTCCCGGTTGGTGATGGCTTTGTTACCATGATTATCCTGACACTGATCCTGTCAATTATGGGGCAATTGGGTGACCTGATTGAATCGTCATTAAAACGATACTATGGCGTTAAGGATTCCGGGAAGATTCTACCCGGTCATGGAGGAATACTGGACCGTTTTGACAGTATGTTAATCGTCATGCCACTTCTGCACATGGTTGGTATTATTTAA
- a CDS encoding 1-acyl-sn-glycerol-3-phosphate acyltransferase, producing the protein MLYTFLVKIVNPFLTLINGRTRIYNRENLPDGNYIIVAPHRTWMDPVLLALAVWPKEFSFMAKKELFKNPIAGRFLRSLNAYPVDRKHPGPSAIKTPVKFLRNGNLSTIIFPSGSRYSAKLKGGATLIAKLANVPLVPAVYQGPLKFGQLFTRKPRQIAFGKPIYVDRKKKLNEEYEAELEKKMQEAFDDLDKQIDPNFVYVMPPKPKDDDF; encoded by the coding sequence ATGCTCTACACATTCTTAGTAAAAATCGTCAATCCATTTTTAACGTTAATTAACGGGCGTACCCGTATCTATAATCGGGAAAACCTCCCCGATGGTAACTACATTATTGTAGCACCCCACCGGACATGGATGGACCCCGTTTTATTGGCCCTTGCCGTCTGGCCAAAGGAATTTAGTTTTATGGCCAAAAAAGAGTTATTTAAAAACCCGATTGCGGGTCGGTTTTTGAGGTCCCTAAATGCCTACCCGGTAGACAGAAAGCACCCCGGCCCATCAGCCATTAAAACACCGGTGAAGTTTTTACGAAACGGTAACCTTTCCACAATTATTTTCCCTAGTGGCTCCCGTTACTCAGCCAAGCTCAAGGGAGGTGCAACCCTGATTGCTAAATTGGCGAACGTGCCCCTCGTTCCGGCAGTCTACCAGGGGCCCCTCAAGTTTGGGCAACTCTTTACCCGGAAGCCACGTCAGATTGCTTTTGGCAAGCCGATTTACGTTGACCGGAAGAAAAAGCTAAATGAAGAGTATGAGGCTGAACTGGAAAAAAAGATGCAGGAAGCCTTTGATGACCTCGACAAGCAAATTGACCCCAACTTCGTTTACGTTATGCCCCCTAAGCCCAAAGACGATGATTTTTAA
- the rpsB gene encoding 30S ribosomal protein S2: MSVVTMKQLLEAGVHFGHQTRRWNPKMEQYIFTERNGIYIIDLQKTVKLIDTAYDYMKNVAADGGVVLFVGTKKQAQDSIEEEATRAGQFYVNHRWLGGTLTNWKTIQSRIARLKELKKMSEDGTFDVLPKKEVAVLTKQREKLERFLGGIEDIPRIPDVLFIVDPHKEQIAVKEAQKLHIPIVAMVDTNTDPDDIDYIIPSNDDAIRAVRLITSKMADAIVEGKQGQDEAQQADADAEETAEDTTVSEDSLKNLKNSVEGK, translated from the coding sequence ATGTCTGTTGTTACTATGAAGCAATTGCTTGAAGCAGGTGTCCACTTCGGTCACCAAACTCGTCGTTGGAACCCAAAGATGGAACAATACATCTTCACTGAACGTAACGGTATTTACATCATTGACTTACAAAAGACTGTTAAGCTGATCGATACTGCTTACGACTACATGAAGAACGTTGCCGCTGATGGTGGGGTTGTTCTCTTTGTCGGCACCAAGAAGCAAGCGCAAGACTCCATTGAAGAAGAAGCTACCCGTGCAGGCCAATTCTATGTTAATCACCGTTGGTTAGGTGGTACTTTGACCAACTGGAAGACTATCCAATCCCGGATCGCTCGTCTGAAGGAATTGAAGAAGATGTCTGAAGATGGCACTTTTGATGTTCTGCCAAAGAAGGAAGTTGCTGTTCTGACTAAGCAACGTGAAAAGCTGGAACGATTCCTTGGCGGTATCGAAGACATCCCACGGATTCCAGACGTACTGTTCATCGTTGACCCACACAAGGAACAAATCGCTGTTAAGGAAGCACAAAAGCTGCACATTCCAATCGTTGCCATGGTTGATACTAACACCGACCCAGATGACATCGACTACATAATTCCTTCTAACGATGACGCAATTCGTGCCGTTCGTCTGATTACTTCTAAGATGGCCGACGCAATTGTTGAAGGTAAGCAAGGTCAAGATGAAGCTCAACAAGCAGATGCGGATGCCGAAGAAACTGCTGAAGACACTACTGTTAGTGAAGATTCTCTGAAGAACCTTAAGAACAGTGTTGAAGGCAAGTAA